From a region of the Neobacillus niacini genome:
- a CDS encoding glycoside hydrolase family 127 protein, with amino-acid sequence MNLLQQKMLKPVSFTNVGIDDAFWSPRIKVNREQTIPHQYQQCKETGRIDAFKLNWKPGMDNEPHIFWDSDVAKWLEAASYSLATHPDPELERLVDQVITLIASAQQPDGYLNIYFTVVKPGERWTDLRDAHELYCAGHLIEAGVAHYEATKKRTLLDVVCRYADHIDSVFGLEEGKKRGYGGHQEIELALVKLYRITGEKRYLKLSQFFIDERGQEPHYFTQEKVDRKGFFDEFMKYLDNIKEYNQSHKPVREQNKVVGHSVRAMYMYSAMADLAGEIGDASLLKACERLWDHLHTKNMFITGGIGSTGKNEGFTYDYDLPNETSYAETCAAIGLVYWNQRMLQLECDGKYADAMERALYNGVISGVSLDGKKFFYANPLASIGDRHRKEWFGCACCPPNLARLLASLGGYVYSQTADDLVVHLYVQGEAKFDLHGQQIIFKQKTEYPWNGSISIKINLDKPDTFGVKLRIPDWCKRAKLKVNNEEIEITGKLEKGYVRIEREWKNNDSIELELYMPIERMYSHPNVRQNANHVAIQRGPIVYCLESIDNVDSLHKLSLTKEGILTSIYDETLLGGVVKIVGDAELADDLKWEDKLYSTDKPRNKPFHITAIPYYAWDNREPGQMRVWIQEEVK; translated from the coding sequence ATGAATTTGCTGCAGCAAAAAATGTTAAAACCAGTATCCTTTACAAATGTAGGAATCGATGATGCTTTTTGGTCCCCACGCATAAAAGTCAATCGGGAGCAAACAATTCCTCATCAATATCAACAATGTAAAGAAACAGGTAGAATTGATGCTTTCAAGCTCAATTGGAAACCAGGCATGGATAATGAACCACATATATTTTGGGACTCCGATGTAGCTAAGTGGCTGGAAGCTGCAAGCTATAGCCTTGCAACCCATCCTGATCCTGAACTGGAAAGGTTGGTAGACCAGGTAATTACCTTAATTGCTTCAGCTCAACAGCCTGATGGGTACCTTAACATTTACTTTACGGTTGTAAAACCAGGTGAACGTTGGACCGATTTGCGTGATGCACATGAATTATACTGTGCAGGTCATTTAATTGAAGCAGGGGTAGCTCATTACGAGGCAACAAAAAAACGAACACTATTAGATGTTGTCTGCCGCTATGCCGACCATATTGATTCAGTATTTGGACTGGAAGAAGGGAAGAAACGAGGGTATGGCGGTCACCAGGAAATTGAATTGGCGCTTGTTAAATTGTATCGAATTACCGGTGAAAAACGTTATCTAAAATTGAGTCAATTCTTTATTGATGAACGTGGCCAAGAGCCTCACTATTTTACGCAAGAAAAAGTGGATAGAAAAGGATTTTTTGATGAGTTCATGAAGTATCTAGACAATATTAAAGAGTATAACCAATCTCATAAACCGGTAAGGGAACAAAATAAAGTGGTTGGACATTCTGTTAGGGCAATGTACATGTATTCTGCCATGGCCGATCTTGCTGGTGAAATTGGAGACGCATCACTCTTAAAAGCATGTGAACGTTTATGGGATCATTTACATACGAAAAATATGTTTATAACGGGTGGCATTGGCTCAACAGGTAAAAATGAAGGATTTACCTACGATTATGATCTTCCAAACGAAACGTCATATGCAGAAACCTGTGCAGCCATTGGGTTAGTTTATTGGAATCAAAGAATGCTTCAGTTGGAATGTGATGGAAAATACGCTGATGCAATGGAACGAGCTCTTTATAATGGTGTCATTAGCGGTGTCTCATTAGACGGCAAAAAGTTCTTTTATGCGAATCCTTTAGCAAGTATTGGGGATCGTCATCGTAAGGAGTGGTTTGGCTGTGCCTGTTGTCCTCCGAACCTTGCTAGATTACTTGCTTCTTTGGGTGGTTATGTTTATTCACAAACGGCCGATGACCTTGTTGTCCATTTATATGTCCAAGGAGAAGCAAAGTTTGACTTACATGGACAGCAAATTATATTCAAACAAAAAACAGAGTATCCTTGGAATGGCAGTATATCAATCAAAATTAACTTAGATAAGCCAGATACTTTTGGTGTTAAATTGCGAATTCCTGATTGGTGCAAAAGGGCAAAATTAAAAGTGAATAACGAAGAGATAGAAATTACCGGCAAACTTGAAAAAGGATATGTCAGAATTGAACGCGAGTGGAAGAATAACGATTCGATAGAATTAGAGCTTTATATGCCAATTGAAAGGATGTATTCTCATCCCAATGTCAGACAAAATGCTAATCATGTGGCCATCCAAAGGGGACCAATAGTTTATTGCTTGGAATCAATAGATAATGTGGACTCCTTGCATAAACTTTCTCTTACTAAGGAAGGAATTCTTACTTCGATTTATGATGAAACACTTCTTGGCGGTGTAGTTAAAATCGTAGGAGATGCAGAGCTTGCCGATGATCTTAAATGGGAGGATAAACTTTATTCGACCGACAAACCAAGGAACAAGCCTTTTCATATTACAGCAATTCCATATTATGCTTGGGATAACCGAGAGCCGGGACAAATGAGGGTTTGGATTCAAGAGGAAGTAAAATAA
- a CDS encoding carbohydrate ABC transporter permease: protein MKLKTVNRSISLFVLIVGAIISLIPFVWLIRSSLMTTTEIFEFPPKLLPEEFQWSNYVEIFSIIDFLLYFKNTLIILIPVLIGTILTCCMCGYGFARLKFPGRDMWFGLIIATMMLPGAVTLIPTFLMWSELEAINTFWPLIIPAFFGGGGFFIFLMRQFFMNIPRELDESALIDGASHFQIFTKILLPLVKAPMLVVGFFTFMGVWNDFFGPLIFLNDEAKYTLALGLLQLKGSYAADWHLMMAAAAVMTLPAIVIFFIGQRYFIEGISLTGIKG from the coding sequence ATGAAACTAAAAACTGTAAATCGATCAATATCATTATTCGTATTAATTGTAGGAGCTATAATTAGCTTAATCCCCTTTGTATGGCTCATTCGCAGTTCTTTAATGACTACAACTGAAATATTTGAGTTTCCACCAAAACTTCTTCCGGAAGAGTTTCAGTGGTCGAACTACGTAGAAATTTTTTCAATCATCGACTTTTTACTCTACTTTAAAAATACATTAATTATTTTAATTCCTGTTCTAATTGGGACCATTCTTACCTGCTGTATGTGCGGCTACGGTTTTGCTAGATTGAAATTCCCTGGCAGGGATATGTGGTTTGGTTTAATTATTGCCACCATGATGCTCCCTGGAGCGGTTACACTCATTCCTACATTTTTAATGTGGTCTGAACTTGAAGCAATTAATACATTTTGGCCGTTGATTATCCCTGCTTTTTTTGGTGGCGGAGGTTTCTTTATATTTTTAATGCGCCAGTTTTTCATGAATATTCCTAGAGAACTTGATGAATCAGCATTAATTGATGGGGCAAGCCATTTCCAAATATTCACGAAGATATTGCTTCCATTAGTAAAGGCCCCGATGCTAGTAGTTGGCTTCTTTACCTTTATGGGTGTTTGGAATGATTTTTTTGGTCCATTGATTTTCTTAAATGATGAAGCAAAATATACGTTAGCCCTTGGTCTTTTACAATTAAAAGGATCTTACGCAGCTGACTGGCATCTTATGATGGCGGCGGCGGCAGTCATGACGTTGCCTGCAATTGTTATCTTCTTTATCGGTCAACGATACTTTATTGAAGGTATTAGTTTAACGGGTATTAAGGGTTAG
- a CDS encoding carbohydrate ABC transporter permease: MNIENIPLGNNRTRGTVKVKGINNIRRKEIFWGYFFTLPAILGLLIWTIGPMIASLYFSFTDYKVVGDFQWIGFQNYTEIFKNDLNFKKSLFVTFYFAIGSTIFTLAAALFVAILMNISVKGQSLFRTMFYLPVIVPAVASNILWLWLFNPDFGLLNSILDFVNLPKLMWIYDESTVIPSLILLSMWSCGGTALIFLAGLQDVPKQLLEAVEIDGGNWWHKFRFVTVPSISPVIFFNLIMGLIGSFQAFTQAYVMTEGGPNNSTLFYVFLIYREAFQKNNMGYASALSWILFLVILIFTLFIFKSSKSWVHYGGGK; this comes from the coding sequence ATGAATATTGAAAATATTCCTTTGGGAAATAATCGTACGAGAGGGACTGTTAAAGTAAAAGGAATCAATAATATTCGTCGAAAAGAGATATTTTGGGGTTATTTTTTTACTCTACCTGCTATTTTAGGATTACTAATTTGGACAATTGGACCCATGATTGCTAGTTTGTATTTTAGTTTTACAGATTATAAGGTAGTTGGGGACTTTCAGTGGATAGGGTTTCAAAACTATACTGAAATTTTCAAGAACGATCTAAATTTTAAAAAATCGCTATTTGTTACTTTTTACTTTGCTATCGGAAGTACTATATTTACCCTTGCTGCAGCCTTATTTGTTGCCATCCTTATGAATATAAGTGTAAAGGGGCAGTCACTATTTAGAACCATGTTTTATTTACCTGTTATCGTACCAGCAGTTGCCTCCAATATATTATGGCTATGGTTGTTTAATCCTGATTTTGGTTTATTAAACAGCATATTAGATTTTGTTAATCTTCCTAAACTTATGTGGATTTATGACGAGTCTACTGTTATTCCTTCATTAATATTATTAAGCATGTGGAGCTGTGGTGGAACAGCATTAATATTTCTAGCAGGCTTACAAGATGTACCAAAACAATTATTAGAGGCAGTAGAAATTGACGGAGGAAATTGGTGGCATAAATTTAGATTCGTAACAGTTCCGTCGATTTCACCGGTTATATTCTTTAATCTTATCATGGGGTTAATTGGCTCCTTCCAAGCTTTTACACAAGCCTATGTTATGACGGAAGGCGGACCGAATAATAGTACATTATTTTATGTCTTTCTCATTTACCGTGAGGCGTTTCAGAAAAATAATATGGGATATGCAAGTGCACTGTCTTGGATTTTATTCCTAGTAATTTTAATTTTCACTTTGTTTATCTTTAAGTCATCGAAAAGCTGGGTGCATTACGGGGGAGGTAAGTAA
- a CDS encoding ABC transporter substrate-binding protein — protein MTKSKSYLAISLVLILIAGLLSGCFGGNSAAGTDEESGGNSDAVQLKFTYWGGPLEKDSIEALLKAFNDSHPNIQVKGQQVQGSYIEKMTTMASSKTLPDIGYFPEGSLPPWLESGAIKDLKPLFDSGEIGNKLKYSIFQYEENGPIAGSSVANEVTNIYYNKDLFDEAGVEYPPTKAEEAWTWDEFVEVAKKLTVDRNGKHPDEDGFDSKNIKTYGVNNFTYHYETILFSNDGGVVSEDGKDIILDEPETIEALQKMQDLMYVHHVMPTPANLSTIPNVDTALLTKRVAMNIDGHWALQELGKAKKEKNLKLGIGVLPKMKKAVTTSYGTPIVVFNNDNTKENWDETKEFLKFIMNPKNSLPLINGGLWMPNEESWYTDPELIKEWTDTEIHPKEFKEAVIDWAMTNVRQNPNYYWGDRSEASQIISPGLDQIWTNKKSAGEVVNDVIMPKLKQKFGDKYQ, from the coding sequence ATGACAAAAAGTAAGTCTTATCTTGCAATTTCTTTGGTACTAATTTTGATTGCTGGATTGTTATCCGGTTGTTTTGGCGGCAATAGCGCAGCTGGAACGGATGAAGAGAGCGGCGGTAATAGTGATGCTGTCCAATTGAAGTTTACTTATTGGGGAGGTCCGCTGGAGAAAGACTCCATTGAAGCTTTATTGAAAGCGTTTAACGACTCCCATCCAAACATTCAAGTGAAAGGACAACAAGTCCAGGGGAGCTATATTGAAAAAATGACAACAATGGCATCTTCTAAAACGCTGCCTGATATAGGTTATTTCCCAGAGGGAAGTTTGCCGCCTTGGCTTGAAAGCGGCGCAATTAAAGACTTAAAACCTTTATTTGATTCAGGTGAAATCGGAAACAAATTAAAATATTCCATTTTTCAATATGAAGAAAATGGGCCGATTGCAGGATCCAGTGTAGCCAATGAAGTAACCAATATTTATTACAACAAAGATTTATTTGATGAGGCAGGGGTCGAATATCCACCAACAAAAGCCGAAGAAGCTTGGACATGGGACGAATTTGTGGAAGTAGCTAAAAAATTGACGGTCGACCGAAACGGCAAACATCCTGATGAAGATGGATTTGATTCAAAAAATATTAAAACTTATGGAGTTAATAACTTTACCTACCATTATGAGACAATCCTTTTTAGTAACGATGGAGGAGTTGTTTCTGAAGATGGGAAGGATATTATTCTTGACGAGCCTGAAACAATCGAAGCATTACAGAAAATGCAGGATTTAATGTATGTTCATCATGTAATGCCAACACCAGCTAACCTATCTACGATTCCTAATGTTGATACTGCACTTCTTACAAAGCGGGTAGCCATGAATATTGATGGTCATTGGGCATTGCAAGAGCTTGGTAAGGCTAAAAAGGAAAAAAATCTAAAGTTAGGAATTGGTGTATTACCTAAAATGAAAAAGGCTGTAACAACAAGTTATGGAACGCCAATTGTTGTGTTCAATAATGACAACACAAAAGAAAATTGGGATGAAACAAAAGAATTTTTAAAATTCATTATGAATCCTAAGAATAGCTTACCGTTAATTAATGGCGGTTTATGGATGCCAAATGAAGAAAGTTGGTATACGGATCCGGAATTAATTAAGGAGTGGACCGATACTGAAATTCATCCAAAGGAATTTAAAGAAGCAGTTATCGATTGGGCTATGACAAATGTTCGCCAAAATCCAAACTATTACTGGGGGGACCGTTCTGAGGCAAGTCAGATTATTTCTCCAGGATTAGATCAAATTTGGACGAATAAAAAGAGTGCGGGAGAAGTTGTGAATGATGTCATCATGCCAAAATTAAAACAAAAGTTTGGCGATAAATACCAATAA
- a CDS encoding glycoside hydrolase family 127 protein, which translates to MKDTEIRKLENVKITDSFWRSRMDVIRDEVIPYQWEALNDRIPDAPASHAMENFKIAAGESTGEFYGFVFQDSDVAKWLEATAYSLETDPNPDLEKTADEVIDLIGRAQQKNGYLNTFFSVKEPDGKWSNLRDQHEMYCAGHMIEAAVAYYQVTGKRKLLDIMCRFVDHIDSVFGKEENKIRGYDGHQEIELALVKLYQVTGNERYLSLSKLFIDERGQQPHFFDLEKEARHDDKKFWWDDAEFGPYSYHQAHLPVREQKEAVGHAVRAMYMYTAMADLAKETGDESLKEATETLWENVTQKQMYITGGVGSQVFGEAFSFDYDLPNDTCYTETCASIGLVFWANRMLNLEKNSKYADVMERALYNGTISGMDLSGKKFFYVNPLEVHPKSSEKRHDKGHVKPIRQKWYSCACCPPNLARLIASIGRYIYSVNQNEVFVHLYMGNESELNIDGQNVQLVQETKYPWDGQVKITLSPEKSSEFTIAVRIPGWCQGAVLKVNDQFIEVNTCLKNGYAYLTRPWEKGDEIELHFPMPVERIRANPNVRENAGKVALQRGPVVYCLEEADNGANLPSISLPKNSKLQATFEENLLDGVCVVTAHAEQVDETAWNGELYKPIERRTKPISIKAVPYFSWCNREPGEMLVWITEK; encoded by the coding sequence TTGAAAGATACTGAAATTAGAAAGCTTGAAAATGTTAAAATTACAGATAGTTTTTGGAGAAGTCGTATGGATGTGATCCGTGATGAGGTTATCCCTTATCAGTGGGAGGCTTTAAATGATCGTATTCCAGATGCTCCTGCAAGCCACGCAATGGAGAACTTTAAAATTGCAGCTGGTGAATCTACCGGTGAATTTTACGGTTTTGTGTTTCAGGACAGTGATGTGGCAAAATGGTTAGAAGCTACAGCATATAGCTTAGAAACAGATCCGAATCCTGATTTAGAAAAAACAGCTGATGAAGTCATTGATTTAATTGGAAGAGCACAACAAAAAAATGGCTACTTGAATACGTTTTTTTCGGTAAAAGAACCGGATGGGAAATGGAGCAATCTTCGCGACCAACATGAAATGTACTGCGCAGGACATATGATTGAAGCCGCTGTTGCCTATTACCAAGTTACTGGAAAACGAAAACTGCTAGATATAATGTGCCGTTTTGTTGATCATATCGATTCCGTATTCGGTAAAGAAGAAAATAAGATAAGGGGCTATGATGGCCACCAAGAAATAGAATTAGCATTAGTTAAATTGTATCAGGTAACAGGAAATGAACGTTATTTAAGCCTTAGTAAACTCTTTATTGATGAGCGTGGTCAGCAGCCTCACTTTTTCGATTTAGAAAAGGAAGCAAGACATGACGATAAAAAATTCTGGTGGGATGACGCAGAGTTCGGTCCATATAGCTATCATCAAGCACATTTACCAGTTCGAGAACAAAAAGAAGCGGTTGGGCATGCAGTAAGAGCCATGTATATGTATACGGCGATGGCCGATCTGGCGAAAGAAACAGGAGACGAATCTTTAAAGGAAGCAACTGAAACGTTGTGGGAAAATGTAACACAAAAGCAAATGTATATTACTGGTGGAGTAGGATCCCAAGTCTTTGGGGAAGCATTTTCTTTTGATTATGATCTCCCAAATGATACGTGCTATACCGAGACTTGTGCATCTATTGGATTAGTCTTTTGGGCAAATCGAATGTTGAATCTTGAAAAAAATAGTAAATATGCGGATGTAATGGAGCGGGCTTTATATAACGGGACAATCAGCGGAATGGATTTAAGTGGAAAGAAGTTCTTTTATGTTAATCCATTAGAAGTGCATCCGAAATCAAGTGAAAAACGCCATGATAAAGGACATGTAAAGCCAATAAGACAAAAATGGTACAGCTGCGCATGCTGCCCACCAAATCTTGCTCGATTAATTGCATCAATTGGACGTTACATTTATTCAGTTAACCAAAATGAAGTTTTTGTTCACCTGTATATGGGTAATGAATCAGAACTAAATATTGATGGACAGAATGTGCAATTGGTTCAAGAAACCAAATATCCTTGGGATGGACAGGTGAAGATCACGCTTTCTCCAGAAAAGTCTAGCGAATTTACAATCGCAGTCCGAATTCCGGGATGGTGCCAAGGTGCCGTATTAAAAGTGAATGATCAATTTATTGAAGTGAATACCTGCCTAAAGAATGGCTATGCATATCTAACACGCCCTTGGGAAAAAGGTGATGAAATTGAACTTCATTTTCCAATGCCGGTTGAACGAATTCGTGCGAATCCGAATGTGCGTGAAAATGCTGGGAAGGTCGCATTACAGCGTGGACCTGTTGTGTACTGTTTAGAGGAAGCTGACAATGGTGCAAATTTACCGAGCATTTCCTTACCAAAAAATTCAAAACTCCAAGCAACCTTTGAAGAAAATTTGCTGGATGGAGTCTGTGTGGTAACAGCCCATGCAGAGCAAGTTGACGAAACTGCATGGAATGGAGAGCTCTATAAACCTATTGAACGTAGGACGAAACCAATTTCAATTAAAGCTGTTCCATATTTTTCATGGTGTAATCGAGAACCTGGTGAAATGCTTGTATGGATAACTGAAAAATAA
- a CDS encoding AraC family transcriptional regulator, translating to MRQFLKSDVNTPIEFISCGQFVSSEPWIHTKRNLKSFEIIIGVKETLYIKQDDIQYEVKPGDILLVLSLHTHEGYKLCNPGVSFYWCHFYCSDNFSLIDDKTMEEEVIAFRSNPDYDRLNSHIFIPIYSIPQRIERINILFNQLQDVANANYYNKRSVDYLVTSLLIEISEQSLSNFQTTKEKTKADKNLVKIVEWLRIHAMDTISVASIAEQFNYNPDYLSRVFKQKHGINIQEYIHMLKISKAKDMLSSTNIGIKSIAHAVGISDEKYFMKLFKKYEKLTPTEFRKAYYRTHLNKE from the coding sequence TTGAGACAATTTCTGAAATCAGATGTAAATACTCCTATTGAATTTATTTCTTGCGGACAATTTGTTTCAAGTGAACCTTGGATACACACTAAACGTAACCTTAAAAGTTTCGAAATAATTATTGGTGTAAAAGAAACACTTTACATTAAGCAAGATGACATTCAATATGAAGTAAAACCTGGGGATATCCTTCTGGTATTATCTTTACACACCCATGAAGGTTATAAGCTGTGTAATCCTGGAGTATCATTTTACTGGTGTCATTTTTATTGTAGTGATAATTTTTCATTGATTGATGATAAGACTATGGAGGAAGAGGTAATAGCATTTCGTTCTAATCCTGATTATGATAGATTGAACTCACATATATTTATACCAATCTATTCAATTCCTCAAAGAATTGAGAGAATCAATATACTATTTAATCAATTACAAGATGTAGCTAATGCAAACTACTATAACAAACGAAGTGTTGATTATTTAGTAACGTCCCTGTTAATTGAAATATCAGAACAATCCCTTTCCAATTTCCAAACAACAAAAGAAAAAACAAAAGCTGATAAAAATCTAGTTAAAATTGTTGAATGGCTACGTATACATGCAATGGATACTATTTCAGTTGCTTCTATTGCTGAACAGTTTAATTATAATCCAGACTATTTATCTCGTGTTTTCAAGCAAAAGCATGGTATAAATATCCAAGAATATATTCACATGCTCAAAATATCTAAAGCAAAAGACATGTTGTCTTCTACAAACATAGGTATTAAATCGATTGCCCATGCAGTTGGAATTTCTGATGAGAAATACTTTATGAAGCTATTTAAGAAATACGAAAAATTGACCCCTACAGAATTTCGTAAAGCTTACTACCGGACACATTTAAATAAAGAATAA
- a CDS encoding beta-L-arabinofuranosidase domain-containing protein, producing the protein MLDVLSDREIVEKDIEALYLGNLKTVEFDIKLPTEGKFGSNITWRSKDDRWIDGTGRVHRPEYGKGDRIVPITATFSYGEFSMDKIYEVNILEEENKIQLEKVFPIVLEKKVNEEFYLPSVVAIQTKRGDVIAHSITWNEEERKRYDDIGEKTVYGRLTDTDYEIKATINIKRKIDIHQDKSTKVNSISTTKVRLKENTLFKKAQDRRLAFLLSVNDDQMLYNFRKTSGLDTKGAPEMIGWDSPDSLLRGHTTGHYLSALALCYAATDNKTIFEKLTYVISELNKVQLAFEATGNYGYGFLSGYSEEQFDLLEQYTRYPKIWAPYYTLHKIFAGLLDSYNLVKIDLALTIADKLGDWVYNRLSVLPNKQLKKMWGMYIAGELGGMNESLAELYMYTKKEKHIKAAKLFDNDRLFFPMEQKIDALGSLHANQHIPQVIGAMRIFDTTKEKKYYEISHFFWKSVVNAHIYSIGGTGEGEMFKQPLQIGTNISDNTAETCASYNMLKLTKNLYEYENDVRFMDYYERTMFNHILSSTDHECKGASTYFMPTRPGSRKEFDRENTCCHGTGLENHFKYTEALYFTDEESLYVNLFVSSEIDDKENGIQIEQKVHDPFLGSFELHITKLAKNLLKIRLPYWHKGAVKILVNQLEYHAKELTGYLIIEKQWIKGDKVSIQFSPTLRLEATPDKKNIVSIAYGPYILAAISNKENYLELPINEKNLHKKFIRIEETNHFIYEAEQIKFVPLAEVNHEHYHLYIKTNTLL; encoded by the coding sequence ATGTTAGATGTATTAAGTGATAGGGAAATTGTTGAAAAAGATATTGAAGCTTTATATCTAGGAAACTTAAAAACTGTAGAATTTGATATAAAACTTCCGACTGAAGGAAAATTTGGATCAAACATTACTTGGCGTTCAAAGGATGATCGCTGGATTGATGGTACAGGCAGAGTTCATCGACCAGAATATGGTAAAGGTGATCGAATTGTTCCAATAACTGCAACTTTTTCATATGGTGAATTCTCAATGGATAAGATTTATGAAGTGAATATTTTAGAAGAAGAAAACAAAATTCAATTAGAAAAAGTTTTTCCAATTGTTCTTGAAAAGAAAGTAAATGAAGAATTTTACCTTCCATCAGTAGTAGCGATTCAAACAAAACGTGGCGATGTAATTGCACACTCAATTACGTGGAACGAAGAAGAGAGAAAAAGATATGATGATATTGGTGAAAAAACTGTTTATGGAAGATTAACTGATACAGACTATGAAATAAAAGCAACAATTAACATTAAAAGAAAAATTGATATTCACCAGGACAAATCCACTAAAGTAAATAGTATTTCGACTACCAAAGTTCGATTAAAAGAGAACACACTTTTCAAGAAGGCTCAGGACCGGCGTTTAGCATTTCTACTTTCTGTTAATGACGATCAGATGCTATATAACTTTAGAAAAACTTCCGGTTTGGATACGAAAGGTGCTCCTGAAATGATTGGGTGGGATTCACCAGATAGTTTACTTAGAGGTCACACTACAGGGCATTATCTATCTGCACTCGCCTTATGTTATGCTGCAACGGATAATAAAACTATATTTGAAAAACTAACCTATGTGATCTCTGAACTTAATAAAGTTCAGTTGGCATTTGAAGCAACTGGAAACTATGGATACGGATTTCTCAGTGGCTATTCCGAAGAACAATTCGATCTTTTGGAACAGTATACCCGTTACCCCAAAATTTGGGCGCCTTATTATACACTGCATAAAATATTTGCCGGCTTATTAGATAGTTACAATTTAGTCAAAATTGATTTAGCATTAACCATTGCCGATAAACTTGGGGATTGGGTATACAATCGTCTAAGTGTATTACCAAACAAACAATTGAAAAAAATGTGGGGCATGTATATTGCTGGCGAATTGGGTGGAATGAATGAATCACTAGCTGAATTATATATGTATACCAAAAAGGAAAAACATATTAAGGCAGCAAAACTATTTGACAATGATCGATTATTCTTCCCAATGGAACAAAAGATTGATGCATTGGGTTCACTACATGCCAATCAACACATTCCGCAGGTAATCGGTGCAATGAGAATATTCGATACCACAAAAGAGAAAAAATACTACGAAATCTCTCATTTCTTTTGGAAATCTGTGGTAAACGCACATATTTATTCAATTGGTGGAACTGGTGAGGGAGAAATGTTTAAACAGCCTTTACAAATTGGGACAAATATTTCCGACAATACTGCAGAAACCTGTGCTTCCTATAATATGCTAAAATTAACAAAAAATCTTTATGAATATGAAAATGACGTAAGATTTATGGATTATTACGAAAGAACAATGTTCAATCATATCCTTTCAAGTACAGATCATGAATGTAAAGGAGCAAGCACGTATTTCATGCCAACCCGACCAGGCAGCCGAAAAGAATTTGATAGAGAAAATACTTGCTGTCATGGTACAGGATTAGAAAATCACTTCAAATACACAGAAGCTTTGTACTTTACAGATGAAGAATCACTGTATGTGAATTTGTTTGTCTCTTCTGAAATTGACGATAAGGAAAACGGCATACAAATAGAGCAAAAAGTTCATGACCCATTTTTAGGATCTTTTGAATTGCATATAACAAAATTGGCGAAAAATTTGTTAAAAATACGCTTACCTTATTGGCATAAGGGTGCTGTGAAAATTTTGGTTAATCAATTGGAATATCATGCCAAAGAACTAACTGGATACTTAATAATTGAAAAACAATGGATAAAAGGTGATAAAGTATCTATTCAATTTTCTCCGACCCTGAGACTTGAAGCTACACCCGATAAGAAAAACATTGTTTCTATAGCCTATGGGCCATATATTTTAGCAGCCATCTCAAATAAGGAAAATTACTTAGAATTACCAATAAATGAGAAGAATCTTCATAAAAAATTTATAAGAATTGAGGAAACGAATCATTTTATATATGAGGCAGAACAAATTAAATTTGTTCCACTAGCGGAAGTAAATCATGAGCACTACCATCTTTATATAAAAACAAATACTCTTTTATAG